In Pochonia chlamydosporia 170 chromosome 3, whole genome shotgun sequence, the following are encoded in one genomic region:
- a CDS encoding Mob1/phocein (similar to Metarhizium robertsii ARSEF 23 XP_007819487.2), with translation MSNLFSGLNARIRATPRAEQANPIIPGDEPILGGLTPSNSAPRVSLPHSPSLSESIGVSPPTIDWPRPLPLWLNAAYSKHIVKGNFMTLSARPKTVEQGEWIAHQVVEHYRNLWNFVRVVHEKEDNGKTICNMSTCPKMSAGANRSYTWLNKNHEPVDLPAHEYMTLMQRWISGKIDDNSMFPSDPDGVSFALHQDYSTPAAAHLFPSDPSEEWPGSRSGFPKHFAATAQLIFRQIFRVYAHLYWNHFIDPFYHLNLEKQLNSCFSHFVLTATTLDMLRPEELEPMQYLIDLWAADGTFPQASRPYSHANVERGKYILALGAGA, from the exons ATGTCGAATCTATTTTCTGGGCT GAATGCTCGCATCAGGGCAACCCCTCGAGCTGAACAAGCAAACCCCATTATCCCCGGCGATGAACCCATTCTCGGGGGGCTAACGCCGTCCAACTCAGCGCCGAGAGTGTCGCTACCGCACTCCCCATCGCTGAGTGAATCTATCGGTGTCTCGCCGCCGACGATCGATTGGCCTCGGCCATTACCACTATGGCTGAATGCTGCGTACTCGAAGCATATCGTGAAGGGAAACTTCATGACGCTTAGCGCTCGGCCAAAAACGGTTGAACAGGGCGAGTGGATAGCACACCAGG TGGTCGAACATTATCGCAACTTGTGGAACTTTGTTCGTGTAGTCCACGAGAAGGAAGACAACGGCAAAACCATTTGCAACATGTCGACATGTCCCAAGATGTCAGCTGGAGC AAACCGGTCCTATACTTGGCTCAACAAGAACCACGAGCCCGTGGACCTCCCTGCCCACGAGTACATGACGCTCATGCAGCGCTGGATTTCAGGCAAAATCGACGACAACAGCATGTTTCCCAGTGACCCCGATGGAGTATCCTTTGCTCTACATCAAGACTACTCCACACCAGCAGCGGCACATCTCTTCCCTTCTGATCCCAGCGAGGAGTGGCCCGGGAGCCGCAGCGGGTTTCCGAAACACTTTGCAGCCACGGCACAGCTCATATTTCGCCAGATCTTCCGCGTATATGCTCATCTATACTGGAACCACTTCATTGATCCATTCTATCACTTAAATTTGGAGAAACAATTGAACAGCTGCTTCAGTCACTTCGTCCTCACCGCAACAACCCTCGATATGCTACGACCTGAAGAGCTGGAGCCGATGCAGTACCTCATTGATCTTTGGGCTGCCGACGGGACATTCCCACAAGCGTCCAGGCCATATTCGCATGCAAACGTGGAGAGGGGAAAATATATTCTGGCATTGGGGGCCGGCGCTTGA
- a CDS encoding metalloprotease 1 (similar to Metarhizium robertsii ARSEF 23 XP_007819558.1), protein MLIKSFILSSLAVLSLALREKHNGRPSKGSFLRCGLGEPPKALIEQASAFQVAEQSLTSQDLVAAGSIIVKVYYHVVAIDESQENGYVPDYLIRRQHDVLNAAFRGSGMSFALPKIDYTINPDWAMGSNDTEMKTKLRKGRYQDLNIYITQAPMGMPGLLGVCTFPTYGAEWTPEFKVDGCTVHAETLPEGKFEEVNLGYVVVHEVGHWFGLLHTFQGGCIEGDFVDDTPAQDRPNFGCPKQVPDTCVGDDFPGLDPIHNYMDYSDDVCMNSFTVGQINRMKSFWNLWRKGM, encoded by the exons ATGCTTATTAAATCCTTTATTCTTTCTAGCTTAGCAGTCCTAAGCTTGGCACTCCGCGAAAAACATAATGGCCGTCCAAGTAAGGGTAGCTTCTTAAGATGCGGCCTTGGAGAGCCACCTAAGGCGCTCATCGAACAAGCTAGCGCATTTCAAGTCGCGGAACAAAGCCTCACTTCACAGGACCTAGTCGCAGCTGGGAGTATTATCGTCAAAGTATACTACCACGTTGTCGCAATTGACGAGAGCCAGGAGAATGGCTATGTCCCT GACTACTTAATCCGTCGACAGCATGACGTTCTCAACGCTGCCTTCCGCGGCTCGGGGATGTCTTTTGCCCTCCCAAAGATTGACTACACTATCAACCCAGACTGGGCAATGGGTTCAAACGACAccgagatgaagacgaagctcCGAAAGGGAAGGTACCAAGACCTCAACATATACATTACCCAGGCACCAATGGGAATGCCCGGATTGCTCGGTGTGTGCACGTTTCCAACGTATGGAGCGGAATGGACCCCAGAGTTTAAGGTAGATGGCTGCACTGTGCACGCTGAAACGCTGCCCGAGGGCAAGTTCGAAGAGGTCAACCTGGGTTACGTTGTTGTTCACGAGGTTGGCCATTGGTTTGGTCTTTTGCACACCTTCCAGGGCGGCTGCATCGAGGGCGATTTTGTGGATGACACTCCTGCTCAGGATCGCCCGAATTTCGGTTGTCCCAAGCAAGTTCCGGATACTTGCGTTGGGGACGATTTTCCAGGCCTGGATCCCATTCACAACTATATGGACTATAGCGACGA TGTGTGCATGAATTCTTTTACCGTCGGCCAAATCAACCGcatgaagagcttctggaaCCTTTGGCGAAAGGGCATGTAG
- a CDS encoding protein arg-6, mitochondrial precursor (similar to Aspergillus terreus NIH2624 XP_001209846.1), with translation MPSVTPVAMRAGARRVVRLTAPIGSTPTPNVCLASSRHTHITARSLSSTRNLSALPGSDRINSPRRIGQKSLGSIGSQHLSLQRRDYTATTNPNPPLGKKNASNDVPSRIGLIGARGYTGQALIDLLNEHPLMDLRHVSSRELAGQELAGYTKRKIIYENLSPEDVAQLDKDGKVDCWVMALPNGVCKPYVEALDQVQTQKGGAKGSVIVDLSADYRFESSWAYGLPELTKRSEIYQSTRISNPGCFATGAQLGIAPILDHLGGEPIVFGVSGYSGAGTKPSPKNDVELLTNNLMPYSLTGHIHENEISHHLGTPVAFIPHVASWFRGIHLTINIPLNKRMNSRDIRQIYQDRYAGEKLVKVVGEAPLVKSIYKRHGCEIGGFAVDSTGKRVVVCSSIDNLNKGASTQCLQNMNLALGYAEFEGIPTM, from the exons ATGCCCTCAGTGACTCCCGTGGCCATGCGCGCCGGCGCCCGTCGAGTTGTCCGATTGACCGCGCCAATTGGCTCTACACCAACCCCGAATGTTTGCCTCGCCAGTTCACGACACACTCACATCACGGCTCGCAGCCTGTCATCCACAAGAAACCTGTCGGCTTTGCCCGGTAGCGATCGTATCAATTCCCCGAGGCGAATCGGTCAGAAGAGCCTAGGAAGCATTGGCAGCCAGCACTTGTCTTTGCAACGACGAGACTACACCGCGaccaccaaccccaacccGCCCCTGGGCAAGAAGAATGCCTCGAACGATGTTCCGTCCCGCATTGGTTTGATTGGAGCTCGAGGATACACTGGCCAAGCCTTGATCGATCTCCTCAATGAGCATCCTTTGATGGATCTCCGGCACGTATCCTCTCGAGAGCTGGCTGGTCAAGAGCTCGCCGGATATACCAAGCGCAAGATTATTTACGAAAACCTGTCACCCGAGGATGTCGCTCAATTGGACAAGGACGGCAAGGTCGACTGCTGGGTCATGGCGCTCCCAAATGGTGTTTGCAAACCCTACGTTGAGGCCTTGGACCAAGTCCAAACTCAGAAGGGTGGTGCCAAGGGCAGCGTGATCGTTGACCTCTCCGCCGACTACCGATTTGAGAGCTCCTGGGCGTACGGTCTTCCTGAGCTGACCAAGCGCTCTGAGATCTACCAGTCTACCCGAATCTCTAATCCTGGCTGTTTTGCCACTGGTGCTCAGCTTGGCATTGCTCCTATACTAGACCACCTCGGAGGCGAGCCTATCGTCTTTGGTGTGTCAGGGTATTCTGGCGCTGGTACTAAGCCATCGCCTAAGAACGATGTTGAGCTTCTCACAAATAACCTCATGCCATATAGTCTGACAGGCCACATTCATGAAAATGAGATTAGCCATCATCTTGGCACGCCTGTTGCATTTATCCCCCATGTGGCTTCTTGGTTCCGTGGCATCCACCTTACTATCAACATTCCTCTTAACAAGAGAATGAACTCACGCGACATCCGCCAAATTTATCAGGATCGCTATGCTGGCGAAAAGCTTGTTAAGGTTGTGGGAGAAGCACCTCTGGTGAAGTCGATCTACAAGCGGCATGGTTGTGAGATTGGAGGGTTCGCTGTTGACAGCACTGGCAAGCGCGTAGTTGT CTGCTCATCGATAGATAACCTCAACAAGGGAGCCAGTACTCAGTGTTTGC AGAATATGAATCTTGCGCTTGGTTACGCGGAGTTTGAGGGCATTCCCACCATGTAA